In Chryseobacterium shigense, the following proteins share a genomic window:
- the uvrA gene encoding excinuclease ABC subunit UvrA, with the protein MAKTIEIDIKKQIFVKNAHLNNLKHIDVLIPKNKLIVITGVSGSGKSSLAFDTIYAEGQRRYVESLSSYARQFLGKLEKPKVDDIKGLAPSIAIQQKVISSNPRSTVGTSTEIYDYMKLLFARIGKTFSPVSGEEVKKDSVSDVIDFIKTSKKETSFLLTAPLEYDAANFKETLNILKLAGFTRLEINGNVAGIEDLESFGFTPEKEMIINLVIDRFSYEEDESFLQRLADSIQMAFYEGHGYCALKNADTGKIKEFSNKFELDGMEFLEPNVHFFSFNNPYGACPACEGYGKVIGIDEDLVVPNKTLSVYEDAVVSWKGESMSEWKKAFIKKAGDFPIHKPYHQLTKEQKSFLWKGDGKSSFPSINNFFKMLEENLYKIQYRVMLSRYRGKTLCPTCEGLRLREETSWVKVDGHNIQSMIELPLDELYPLIDGLKLSEHDQEVAKRLLYEIKTRIEFLLKVGLGYLTLNRTSNTLSGGESQRINLATSLGSSLVGSIYILDEPSIGLHSRDTENLIGVLKNLRDLGNTVIVVEHDEDVMKAADYIIDIGPEAGYLGGELVFAGDYNDLKNADTLTSKYLTGRMEIEVPKKRRKAKEWIHIKGARQNNLKNIDVDVPLESLTVISGVSGSGKSTLMKEILTNDIQIQLGMGGKKGDYDSVEFPKKLIKNIELIDQNPIGKSSRSNPVTYLKAYDDIRDLFAKQKISKMMGYKPKHFSFNVDGGRCDECKGEGIINVSMQFMADIELECEVCKGTRFKNEILEVKFDEKSISDILHMTVDEALEFFKDNNEEKIVTKLRPLQEVGLGYLQLGQSSSTLSGGEAQRVKLASFLVKGVTTDKTLFIFDEPSTGLHFHDIQKLLKSLQALIDLGHSVIVIEHQPDIIKCADYIIDIGPEAGKYGGEVVFAGTPEDLAENKKSHTAKYIKEKLEN; encoded by the coding sequence ATGGCTAAAACAATAGAAATAGATATAAAAAAACAGATTTTCGTTAAGAATGCACATCTTAACAATCTGAAGCATATAGATGTTCTCATTCCGAAGAACAAACTGATCGTAATCACGGGAGTTTCCGGAAGCGGAAAATCTTCCCTTGCATTTGATACCATTTATGCGGAAGGGCAGAGAAGATATGTGGAGAGTTTGAGCTCCTATGCACGTCAGTTCTTAGGAAAACTGGAAAAACCAAAAGTAGACGACATCAAAGGGCTTGCACCTTCTATTGCCATCCAGCAGAAAGTGATTTCGTCCAATCCGCGTTCTACAGTAGGAACCTCTACTGAAATCTACGATTATATGAAACTCCTTTTTGCAAGAATCGGAAAAACTTTTTCTCCGGTATCAGGTGAAGAGGTAAAGAAAGATTCCGTTTCAGATGTAATCGATTTTATCAAGACATCCAAAAAAGAGACTTCATTTTTACTTACGGCTCCTTTGGAATATGATGCAGCCAATTTTAAGGAAACACTGAATATTTTAAAATTAGCAGGATTTACAAGACTTGAAATCAACGGCAACGTAGCCGGTATTGAAGACCTTGAAAGCTTCGGTTTTACTCCTGAAAAAGAAATGATCATTAATCTTGTCATTGACCGTTTTTCTTATGAAGAAGATGAAAGTTTCCTTCAGAGATTGGCAGACTCTATCCAAATGGCATTTTATGAAGGTCATGGTTATTGCGCACTGAAGAACGCGGATACAGGAAAAATAAAGGAATTTTCAAATAAATTTGAGCTGGACGGCATGGAATTCCTTGAACCGAATGTTCATTTTTTCAGCTTTAATAATCCTTACGGAGCCTGTCCCGCCTGTGAAGGCTACGGAAAAGTAATAGGAATAGATGAAGACCTTGTTGTTCCTAATAAAACGTTGTCCGTTTATGAGGATGCCGTAGTTTCCTGGAAAGGTGAAAGCATGAGTGAATGGAAAAAAGCATTCATTAAAAAAGCGGGAGACTTCCCTATCCATAAACCTTACCACCAGTTAACCAAAGAACAGAAATCCTTCCTGTGGAAAGGTGACGGAAAAAGCAGCTTTCCTTCCATTAATAATTTCTTCAAAATGCTTGAAGAAAACCTATACAAGATCCAGTACCGCGTTATGCTCTCCAGATACAGAGGAAAAACCCTTTGTCCTACCTGTGAAGGCTTGCGATTGCGTGAAGAAACAAGCTGGGTAAAAGTAGACGGACACAATATCCAATCTATGATCGAGCTTCCGCTGGATGAATTATATCCTTTAATAGACGGTTTAAAGCTTTCCGAACATGATCAGGAGGTTGCCAAAAGACTATTATACGAGATCAAAACCCGTATTGAATTTTTATTAAAAGTAGGTTTAGGATACTTAACATTAAACAGAACCTCCAATACCCTTTCAGGAGGTGAAAGCCAGAGAATTAACCTTGCCACAAGTTTGGGAAGCTCTCTTGTTGGATCCATCTATATCCTGGATGAACCTTCTATCGGGCTTCATTCAAGAGATACGGAAAACCTGATCGGAGTTCTAAAAAATCTCCGTGACCTCGGAAATACCGTAATTGTAGTTGAACATGACGAAGACGTTATGAAAGCTGCTGATTATATTATTGATATAGGCCCGGAAGCCGGTTATCTCGGCGGTGAGCTGGTATTTGCCGGAGATTACAATGATCTTAAAAATGCAGATACACTTACCTCAAAATATTTAACCGGAAGAATGGAGATTGAAGTTCCTAAAAAACGCAGAAAAGCTAAGGAATGGATCCATATCAAAGGGGCAAGACAGAATAACCTTAAAAATATAGACGTAGATGTTCCCCTGGAAAGCCTTACGGTGATCTCGGGAGTTTCCGGAAGCGGAAAATCTACCCTGATGAAGGAAATTTTAACCAATGACATCCAGATCCAGCTTGGAATGGGTGGTAAAAAAGGAGATTATGATTCCGTAGAGTTTCCAAAGAAACTGATCAAAAATATTGAGCTGATAGACCAGAACCCTATCGGAAAATCTTCACGGTCCAATCCTGTTACTTACCTGAAAGCCTATGATGATATCAGGGACCTTTTTGCCAAACAGAAAATTTCAAAAATGATGGGTTACAAGCCCAAGCATTTCTCATTCAATGTAGACGGAGGAAGATGTGATGAATGTAAAGGTGAGGGAATAATTAATGTTTCTATGCAGTTCATGGCGGATATTGAACTGGAATGTGAAGTCTGCAAAGGAACCCGTTTCAAGAACGAAATCCTGGAAGTAAAATTCGATGAGAAAAGTATTTCCGATATTCTTCATATGACTGTAGATGAAGCACTGGAATTCTTTAAAGATAATAACGAAGAAAAAATCGTTACCAAACTGAGACCTCTTCAGGAAGTAGGATTAGGTTATCTGCAGCTGGGCCAGAGCTCTTCTACCCTTTCCGGAGGTGAAGCACAGCGTGTGAAGCTGGCCTCTTTCCTTGTTAAAGGAGTAACAACGGATAAAACCCTGTTTATTTTTGATGAACCTTCCACAGGACTTCATTTCCACGATATCCAGAAACTGTTGAAGTCATTACAGGCATTGATAGACCTTGGTCATTCCGTAATAGTTATTGAACACCAGCCGGATATTATCAAATGTGCAGATTACATTATTGACATTGGCCCGGAAGCAGGAAAATATGGCGGTGAAGTTGTTTTTGCCGGAACTCCGGAAGACCTGGCGGAAAATAAAAAATCGCACACAGCAAAATACATCAAGGAAAAACTTGAGAACTAA
- a CDS encoding TonB-dependent receptor plug domain-containing protein — MIKKIGSIFLLGSMLYAHAQEKPTDIESIEFQGKFISTPYKSANQNITVITKEDIANSPAKSIDEVLQQVPGMDIRRRGANGVQSDIGFRGSSFEQVLLLLNGIRMNDSQTGHNSMNVPVDMDDVERIEIIKGPAARRFGQNAYAGVINIITKTNPGKRVKISAEGGDYETYGFGFNAQLGNEKFSNSLQANSATSQGYMYNTDYEIRNVFYQSKLNIKNGDLKLQAGFSEKKFGANGFYASKSATEQYEETQASIVSLAHQQKFGNLKLSSNVYWRRGQDMYLYDRNKPNGYRNMHIGNNVGGEVNSSYQWGLGTTGVGVELRKEFLASNNLGERNRFVSQVFFEHHFSLLDKKLNISPGISWANYSKEGNFFYPGLDVGYNFNQNNKIYGNVARVHRVPTFTDLYYMSKTEQGNPDLLPENAVSSEIGYQYQTSKILAKVSGFMRNSENSIDWIKKDINAPIWYAQNVGKIDTKGVEVELSHKVFNWLKYTAGYTYLDSKISESNEFVSRYILDNLKHQVVAKLETRFLQYFTNELVYRYNERMNLGTYNLLDEKLTFARKDLSVYVLVNNLTNTKYTEAFGVEMPQRWFHIGFSYTINIK; from the coding sequence ATGATCAAGAAGATTGGAAGTATATTTTTATTGGGATCAATGCTTTATGCCCATGCACAGGAAAAGCCTACGGATATTGAAAGCATTGAATTTCAGGGTAAATTTATTTCAACACCTTATAAAAGCGCCAATCAGAATATTACGGTTATTACAAAAGAGGATATTGCAAATTCTCCTGCAAAAAGTATTGATGAAGTTCTTCAGCAGGTTCCGGGAATGGATATCAGAAGGAGAGGAGCGAATGGAGTGCAGAGTGATATAGGTTTTAGAGGAAGTTCTTTTGAACAGGTTCTTTTACTGCTGAACGGTATCAGGATGAATGATTCCCAGACGGGACACAATTCTATGAATGTTCCTGTGGATATGGATGATGTGGAAAGAATTGAGATCATCAAAGGTCCTGCAGCCAGAAGGTTCGGACAGAATGCCTACGCAGGGGTTATCAATATTATTACAAAAACAAATCCCGGAAAGAGGGTAAAAATAAGTGCTGAAGGCGGAGATTATGAAACTTACGGTTTCGGCTTCAACGCACAGCTGGGAAATGAAAAGTTCTCTAACTCGCTTCAGGCCAATTCTGCCACATCCCAGGGATATATGTACAATACGGATTATGAAATCCGGAATGTTTTCTATCAGAGTAAACTGAATATTAAAAACGGTGACCTTAAACTGCAGGCCGGTTTTTCAGAAAAGAAATTCGGGGCCAATGGTTTTTATGCATCCAAAAGTGCAACTGAACAGTATGAGGAAACGCAGGCTTCTATTGTAAGCCTGGCCCATCAGCAGAAGTTTGGTAATTTGAAACTGAGCTCAAATGTATACTGGAGAAGAGGACAGGATATGTACCTTTATGACAGGAATAAGCCAAACGGTTACAGAAATATGCATATCGGGAATAATGTAGGCGGGGAAGTGAATTCCAGCTATCAGTGGGGACTGGGAACTACGGGAGTGGGTGTTGAGCTGAGAAAAGAGTTTCTGGCAAGTAATAATTTAGGGGAAAGAAACCGTTTTGTTTCACAGGTTTTCTTTGAACATCATTTTTCTCTACTGGATAAAAAACTGAATATCAGTCCGGGAATTTCTTGGGCAAATTACTCAAAAGAAGGAAATTTTTTCTATCCCGGTTTGGATGTAGGCTATAATTTCAATCAAAATAATAAAATCTACGGAAATGTGGCGAGGGTTCACAGGGTTCCTACGTTTACAGACCTTTATTATATGAGTAAAACAGAGCAGGGAAACCCAGATCTGCTTCCTGAGAACGCCGTTTCATCCGAAATAGGTTATCAGTACCAGACCAGTAAAATTCTGGCAAAAGTAAGCGGATTTATGAGGAATTCTGAAAATTCCATTGACTGGATAAAGAAAGATATCAATGCTCCTATTTGGTATGCACAGAACGTTGGGAAAATTGATACAAAAGGAGTGGAAGTAGAATTGAGCCACAAGGTTTTCAACTGGCTGAAATATACGGCAGGATATACCTATCTGGACAGTAAAATAAGCGAATCCAATGAGTTTGTTTCACGATATATTCTTGATAATTTAAAACATCAGGTTGTTGCAAAACTGGAAACCAGATTCTTACAGTATTTTACCAATGAACTGGTGTACAGGTATAATGAAAGAATGAATCTTGGAACTTATAACCTTCTGGATGAAAAACTGACTTTTGCCAGGAAAGATCTTTCTGTGTACGTGCTGGTTAATAATTTAACAAATACAAAATATACGGAAGCTTTTGGCGTTGAAATGCCTCAGAGATGGTTCCACATAGGCTTCTCATACACGATCAATATTAAGTAA
- a CDS encoding DUF2490 domain-containing protein, giving the protein MKLFLSLSLLLSLTIFKAQEHVSSFNAVTLTYKFHPKFFLYAEGQLRGNEDYTYPDYYEIKGGLGYNLTKNHKPFIGLGRYVNYKDHSLNREEFRVWLQDVIDLKKGIVKFENRFRAEKSWFYEPATDKASQRMRYRYRLNVSVPLNAKTVKKGTVFANAYDEIFLVSPMKPTFARNRVYGGFGYQIDDYFGILTGYLWQREFEAKGNKNLHFIYLALNINIDGTNHPTKTYDFPGAD; this is encoded by the coding sequence ATGAAACTTTTTTTAAGTCTGAGTTTACTTTTAAGTCTGACCATTTTCAAAGCGCAGGAACATGTTTCCAGTTTCAATGCAGTAACTCTGACCTATAAGTTTCACCCTAAATTTTTCCTCTATGCAGAAGGTCAGCTGAGAGGAAATGAGGATTATACCTATCCGGATTATTATGAGATTAAAGGAGGATTAGGTTACAATCTCACAAAAAACCATAAACCTTTCATCGGTCTGGGAAGATATGTGAATTATAAAGATCACAGTTTAAACAGAGAAGAGTTCAGGGTATGGCTTCAGGACGTTATTGACCTGAAAAAAGGAATCGTTAAGTTTGAAAACCGTTTCCGTGCGGAAAAAAGCTGGTTCTATGAGCCTGCAACAGACAAAGCTTCCCAGAGAATGCGTTACAGATACCGTTTAAACGTAAGTGTTCCCCTGAATGCAAAAACCGTTAAAAAAGGAACGGTATTCGCGAATGCTTATGACGAAATTTTCCTGGTAAGCCCAATGAAGCCTACGTTTGCCAGAAACAGGGTATATGGCGGTTTCGGCTATCAGATTGATGATTATTTCGGAATCCTTACAGGCTATTTATGGCAACGTGAATTTGAAGCGAAAGGAAATAAAAACCTTCACTTTATTTATCTAGCTTTAAACATCAATATTGACGGTACAAACCACCCAACAAAAACGTACGATTTCCCGGGAGCGGATTAA
- a CDS encoding phosphohydrolase yields the protein MTKEEMLNRAIKIADKAHKGQTDKYHAPYIAHVMRVMEYGKTIDEKIVGILHDVVEDHPEEFSLDYLRTEGFPEYIIFAISCLTKLDPEEDYDEFIKRTERSPLAVAVKLNDLRDNMDLRRVNRELTPKDIKRFNKYLKAYRYLIEKY from the coding sequence ATGACAAAAGAAGAAATGCTCAACCGGGCAATAAAAATAGCTGATAAAGCACATAAAGGACAAACCGATAAATATCACGCCCCTTATATTGCCCATGTAATGCGTGTTATGGAATACGGTAAAACAATAGATGAAAAGATTGTAGGCATACTTCATGACGTGGTAGAGGACCATCCGGAAGAATTCAGCCTGGATTATTTAAGAACAGAGGGATTTCCCGAGTACATTATCTTTGCAATCAGTTGCCTGACCAAACTTGATCCGGAAGAGGATTACGATGAATTTATCAAAAGAACGGAAAGATCCCCTCTTGCTGTTGCTGTAAAATTGAATGACCTTCGTGATAATATGGACCTGAGAAGGGTAAACAGGGAGCTTACCCCAAAAGACATCAAAAGATTCAACAAGTACCTGAAAGCATACCGCTATCTGATAGAAAAATATTAA
- a CDS encoding YegP family protein: MGKFVISKRTDNDFKFNLKAGNGQVILTSQGYGSKSSCENGIESVRINSQDDSKFERNTAKDDRCYFNLKAGNGQIIGTSQMYESENGMENGIESVKNNAPGASVEDETVL; the protein is encoded by the coding sequence ATGGGAAAATTTGTTATCTCGAAAAGGACAGACAATGACTTCAAGTTCAATCTGAAAGCCGGAAACGGACAAGTCATCCTAACAAGCCAGGGATATGGCTCAAAATCCTCATGTGAAAACGGTATAGAATCCGTACGCATCAACTCACAGGATGATTCAAAATTTGAAAGGAATACGGCGAAAGATGACCGCTGTTATTTCAATTTAAAGGCAGGAAACGGTCAGATCATAGGAACCAGCCAGATGTACGAATCCGAAAACGGAATGGAAAACGGTATAGAATCTGTAAAGAATAATGCTCCGGGTGCCTCTGTAGAGGATGAAACCGTTCTTTAA
- a CDS encoding acyl-CoA dehydrogenase family protein: MSNTLNKTLKGGEFLIKEIPANEIFSIEELNEEQKMLRDSAKEFIDREVVPQKERFEKKDYAFTEETMRKLGDMGLLGISVPEEYGGLGMGFVTTMLACDYISGVTGSLATAYGAHTGIGTLPIVLYGTEEQKKKYLPDLATGTKFGAYCLTEPDAGSDANSGKTRAKLSEDGKHYIINGQKMWISNAGFADTFTLFAKIDDDKNITGFIINRSELENPGSITFGEEEHKLGIRASSTRQVFFNDMKIPVENLLGERNNGFKIALNALNVGRIKLAAACLDAQRRILNHSIQYSNERKQFGVSISTFGAIRKKIAEMATGVFVSEAGSYRAAKDVQDKIDELVAGGMDHQAAELKGVEEFAVECSILKVFVSDLAQHTADEGIQVYGGMGFSEDTPMEAAWRDSRISRIYEGTNEINRLLSVGMLIKRAMKGELDLLSPAMAISKELMGIPSFEVPDYSAFMSEEKAIIANLKKVFLMVSGAALQKFMMDIEKQQHLLLNASEILNQIYMAESAVLRAEKHFSPDSVEAAMAQLNLYKAVEKTIVAAKEGIISFAEGDEQRMMLSGLRRFTKYTNHPNVVALTEKIAAHYITKGAY, from the coding sequence ATGAGTAATACACTTAATAAAACACTGAAGGGCGGAGAATTCCTGATCAAAGAAATTCCTGCAAATGAAATTTTCAGTATTGAGGAACTGAATGAGGAGCAAAAAATGCTTCGTGACTCTGCAAAAGAATTTATCGACAGAGAGGTTGTTCCGCAGAAAGAGCGTTTTGAGAAGAAGGATTATGCATTTACGGAAGAAACAATGCGTAAACTTGGAGATATGGGATTGCTTGGGATATCAGTTCCTGAAGAGTACGGAGGTTTGGGAATGGGCTTTGTAACAACAATGCTTGCCTGTGACTATATTTCCGGAGTAACAGGTTCATTGGCTACAGCATACGGAGCACATACCGGAATCGGCACACTTCCTATCGTTCTTTACGGTACTGAAGAGCAGAAAAAGAAATATCTTCCGGATCTGGCTACAGGTACAAAATTCGGAGCTTACTGCTTAACAGAGCCGGATGCAGGTTCTGATGCCAACTCAGGAAAAACAAGAGCAAAACTTTCCGAAGACGGAAAACATTATATCATCAACGGACAGAAAATGTGGATCTCCAATGCAGGATTTGCTGATACTTTCACTTTGTTTGCCAAAATTGATGATGATAAGAATATCACAGGTTTCATTATTAACCGTTCGGAGCTTGAAAATCCGGGAAGCATTACTTTCGGTGAGGAAGAACACAAATTAGGAATCCGTGCCTCTTCTACCCGTCAGGTTTTCTTCAATGATATGAAAATTCCGGTGGAAAATCTTTTAGGAGAAAGAAACAACGGTTTCAAAATCGCTTTAAATGCATTGAACGTAGGCCGTATCAAATTGGCCGCAGCTTGTCTTGATGCACAAAGAAGAATTCTGAACCATTCAATTCAATATTCTAATGAAAGAAAGCAGTTTGGAGTTTCTATTTCTACTTTCGGAGCCATCAGAAAGAAAATTGCTGAAATGGCAACAGGTGTTTTCGTAAGTGAAGCAGGATCTTACAGAGCGGCAAAAGATGTTCAGGATAAAATTGATGAGCTTGTAGCAGGCGGAATGGATCATCAGGCTGCAGAGCTTAAAGGTGTTGAAGAATTCGCTGTAGAATGTTCTATTCTTAAAGTTTTCGTATCTGATCTTGCACAGCACACTGCTGATGAAGGTATCCAGGTATACGGAGGAATGGGATTCTCTGAAGATACGCCGATGGAAGCTGCATGGAGAGATTCAAGGATTTCAAGAATCTATGAAGGAACCAATGAGATCAACAGATTGTTATCTGTAGGAATGCTGATCAAGAGAGCAATGAAAGGAGAACTGGATCTGTTGTCTCCGGCAATGGCTATCAGCAAAGAATTAATGGGAATTCCTTCATTTGAAGTTCCTGATTATTCAGCATTCATGAGTGAAGAGAAAGCTATCATCGCAAATCTTAAGAAAGTATTTTTAATGGTTTCCGGAGCTGCCCTTCAGAAATTCATGATGGATATTGAGAAGCAGCAGCACTTATTATTGAATGCCTCTGAAATCCTTAACCAGATCTATATGGCAGAATCTGCTGTATTAAGAGCTGAAAAGCACTTCTCTCCTGATTCTGTAGAAGCAGCAATGGCACAGCTTAATCTGTACAAAGCCGTTGAAAAAACAATCGTAGCCGCTAAAGAAGGAATTATTTCTTTCGCAGAAGGTGATGAACAGAGAATGATGCTTTCCGGGTTGAGAAGATTCACAAAATACACCAACCATCCGAATGTAGTGGCTTTAACTGAAAAAATTGCTGCACACTATATTACTAAAGGAGCTTATTAG
- a CDS encoding four helix bundle protein — translation MSFKEDNLIQIKTFDFALRIIKFYTHCKSQNEFILSKQILRCGTSIGANVEEAIAAQSKKDFISKLSIANKEARETKYWLRLYQSSNLVQIEIDSYLKEIESIINILTKIIKTSSENL, via the coding sequence ATGAGTTTCAAAGAAGACAATTTGATCCAAATAAAAACTTTTGATTTTGCTTTAAGAATAATTAAATTTTATACTCATTGTAAATCTCAAAATGAATTTATTTTATCAAAACAAATTCTTCGCTGTGGAACTTCAATTGGCGCAAATGTAGAAGAAGCAATTGCAGCCCAGTCTAAAAAAGATTTTATCTCAAAACTTTCTATTGCAAATAAAGAAGCAAGAGAAACTAAATATTGGTTAAGACTTTATCAATCTTCAAATTTAGTTCAAATTGAAATAGATTCTTATTTGAAAGAAATTGAAAGCATTATTAATATTTTGACCAAAATCATAAAAACTTCATCTGAAAATTTATAA
- a CDS encoding acetyl-CoA C-acyltransferase yields the protein MKTAYIVKGFRTAVGKAPKGSLRFTRPDVMAATVIEKLMAELPQLDKNRIDDLIVGNAMPEAEQGLNVARLISLMGLNTDKVPGVTVNRYCASGSEAIAIASAKIQAGMADCIIAGGTESMSYIPMGGYKPVPETDIAKTNPDYYWGMGYTAEEVAKQYNITREEQDQFAFESHMKALKANQEGKFANQIVSIPVEYNFLDENQKMQTKKFDFSVDEGPRADTSLQGLAKLRPVFANGGSVTAGNSSQMSDGAAFVMVMSEEMVKELGLEPEARLAAYAAAGLEPRIMGMGPIYAIPKALKQAGLELKDIDLIELNEAFASQSVAIKKELGLNPDILNVNGGAIALGHPLGCTGTKLTVQLLDEMRRRGNKYGMVSMCVGTGQGAASIFELL from the coding sequence ATGAAAACAGCATATATAGTAAAGGGTTTCAGAACTGCCGTTGGAAAAGCTCCAAAAGGAAGTTTAAGATTCACAAGACCCGATGTGATGGCCGCTACAGTTATTGAAAAATTAATGGCTGAGCTGCCTCAATTAGATAAAAACAGAATTGATGACCTTATTGTAGGAAACGCCATGCCGGAAGCTGAACAAGGTTTGAACGTAGCCCGTTTAATTTCTTTAATGGGTTTAAATACAGACAAGGTTCCCGGAGTTACCGTAAACAGATACTGTGCATCAGGAAGTGAGGCGATTGCGATTGCTTCCGCAAAAATTCAGGCAGGAATGGCGGATTGCATTATTGCAGGAGGTACAGAATCCATGTCATATATCCCGATGGGAGGTTACAAACCCGTTCCGGAAACAGACATTGCCAAAACAAACCCTGATTATTACTGGGGAATGGGTTATACAGCTGAAGAAGTTGCTAAACAATACAATATTACAAGAGAGGAACAGGACCAGTTCGCTTTTGAATCTCACATGAAAGCTTTAAAAGCCAATCAGGAAGGAAAATTTGCCAATCAGATTGTTTCCATTCCTGTAGAATATAACTTCCTTGATGAAAACCAGAAAATGCAGACTAAAAAGTTTGATTTTTCTGTAGATGAAGGCCCTAGAGCAGACACATCATTACAAGGCCTGGCAAAACTTAGACCGGTATTCGCTAACGGAGGAAGTGTAACTGCCGGAAACTCTTCTCAAATGAGTGACGGAGCTGCATTCGTAATGGTAATGAGCGAAGAAATGGTAAAAGAACTAGGACTTGAACCGGAAGCAAGATTAGCAGCTTATGCAGCAGCAGGTTTAGAGCCGAGAATTATGGGAATGGGCCCAATCTATGCTATTCCAAAAGCTTTAAAACAGGCAGGTCTTGAATTAAAAGATATTGACTTAATAGAATTAAACGAAGCATTCGCATCACAATCCGTTGCTATCAAAAAAGAACTAGGTCTGAATCCTGATATTCTGAATGTAAACGGAGGGGCAATCGCTCTAGGTCACCCGCTTGGATGTACAGGAACAAAATTAACCGTTCAGCTTCTTGACGAAATGAGAAGACGCGGAAACAAATACGGAATGGTTTCTATGTGCGTAGGTACAGGACAGGGAGCAGCTTCAATCTTTGAACTTCTTTAA
- the tnpA gene encoding IS200/IS605 family transposase, with protein MANTYTQIYIQIVFAVRGRQNLIPKENREELHKFITGIIANRNQKLFAVFAMPDHIHILVSIGPTISISDLVRDIKAGSSKFINEKGWINGKFSWQEGYGAFSYSKSNVDSVVKYILNQEEHHKNKTFKEEYLDFMEKFEIEYDSKYLFEWIED; from the coding sequence ATGGCAAACACATACACCCAAATTTATATTCAAATTGTTTTCGCTGTTAGAGGGAGGCAAAACCTGATTCCAAAGGAAAACAGAGAAGAATTACATAAATTTATTACAGGTATTATTGCCAATAGAAATCAAAAATTATTTGCGGTTTTTGCAATGCCGGATCACATTCATATTCTTGTGAGTATAGGCCCAACAATATCAATTTCAGATTTGGTTAGAGATATTAAAGCAGGTTCATCAAAGTTTATTAATGAAAAAGGATGGATTAACGGAAAATTCAGTTGGCAGGAAGGATATGGAGCCTTTTCTTATTCTAAAAGCAATGTAGATTCCGTTGTAAAATATATCTTAAATCAGGAAGAGCATCATAAAAACAAAACATTTAAAGAAGAATATTTGGATTTTATGGAAAAATTTGAAATTGAATATGATTCAAAATATTTATTTGAATGGATTGAAGATTAA